In Carassius gibelio isolate Cgi1373 ecotype wild population from Czech Republic chromosome B17, carGib1.2-hapl.c, whole genome shotgun sequence, a single window of DNA contains:
- the akap12a gene encoding mucin-17 isoform X3, translating to MGATASSAQRDSRCEEDTAVEELPAAESDARDDAGADNKLLQKNGQISSLNVKTSNHADELNGNFEERVLADVGSGFVTLKEDGTETIEDIQEMDALQPVMKNESTEMVDADSVTVKEETEEDDISEVGFKKIFRFVGFKFTLKKDTCENTESDGQAEKVTSPSEDSSDTQENSTVAANENTPAETREIEVSSQPDAAEPSQQTDNEKELDQDIKIVEHHVEDTPEKELEKEGSPELEEPISPIKQFFTQGIFASLRKKKKEEEMLKESKEDEIKRIERMGLEEAKKEDSKCICLDIPHITSEEEKDTQEKDNDTLLPEGEFQNSLEKDKVQGSPLKRLFRKFSTKRQRESKSAEKVIEAEEQVSEHPKPSLELTELAEVEEPVVGEPKPDEEELVANVSPQETKKKPDTTASWEALICGGSAKKRARKTNEDETPEKREVYEKATDSPLGSSTEGDYDHLTSSNEQSGSPAEEEMGSTWKTLKKMVIQKRKVRTGENSTPEQIPSDSEMNKDEPFTMKKLIPGHKKRKSDESKDQTSSDGAAKDHKTGDEDDETPAIIPLSEYEIIEPESLKELHEQQVEITIEHEMPEMASPVLEQDTSDNLLPKVAATVPINTGPTVICGLPEDFEELTDFLSKHQQLSDIPEEGIIEESIETPKSSAEWTTQDDTLAEDIVELTADAVTAPEPSSEQFIGDDTTEMVSAVSQLTNSPRSSGHFTPVSAEYGLQTPDVILQEAIQSICMTPSVQSVTTKDESQESLAISFSPYIVQSSTTEETKVLVAHKKTEATAICTGLESQEIESVEEHLPAPLVEVIPEVSDAVPTELVSDNFKNETEVAGLWTDEVYEAEIKKLKTEYQELIVSEKESATETELSVEQVIPLVAEPLVGESEETHMEKQREECTTSIELRQVIETMQSEAGLEQVMSDYTHDPETECPLHSVLEEPVYEQPVAAEPEKDLTLSDVKLFVAEYDQPASTELVETSTQGDTDISKEVKEIEINASAVECLEVTATDSIISPIPDHIQAETLGLEGSLKLEAAESMQVEACEIQFDIKDAVLLAGDSAVAVEDISGKIQEKDYEQTAQQDIKEIHVEEETGDDVASEAVKNISEAGDESLAREQLPAKGVSLPEPVLVEETEEHQKEDTKMHLDDKVEDGTDGIFVKEEEEHAVKEGQPLTNTGSNETPIYESPEIIVDPGSEIGEMVYKIREHTVVSAFSKDLSEHTETPELPHTRSEVIQIPLEIVLPEVEAEPVAPEIAQPATTENIKTGKVLEMVAIIENTTKQSGKEKPMVPEPVTQVLSKSKLPKATEQEGEEIDGDQSPAMTSSEMKEIAVPEEKDTMAVAPKPEPEGVDSEMTMIKIPTITVLAQNYTAAETEVSNMSEKENEEDENASLKCESLEQVTEKILSNELHVDKTEIKDEIPAVIEITTIAQESPLTSEVTAKTPEVAVSEIQSEVVSELRAETLEVREPKVEIPVVSEVKVETAVVAELEVETPVVTSVAKELELETLVVTSMAKTTDTNNSAVTSQNQNIDSDTSVLTTVIKEQVVEIPTVISVVVTPATPLDELTPVVTLGNGSKDVPPVKETPVETLNVESVIVKTAVSPVVEIQNVIPVVATPDLGSVIVTEAASPVVSTGTVTTKIEETPVLSTVVETPVFSVTEVKSTPATVEKTVVSPVLQIPATVTSFVETPAVDSVKETVPLEEVTLDVTSFAETHVSQVIETLIVSVTSVKPTVVEMAKTPDTEMPAMSSMTVAEAVSPVVGTSSGTPVASETIMIPEVKTSVVTSAAETSLVTPAVETPAQISVIATNAAPPVTPAATAASETSEAVETAIVESPPVAVVETPVVTQVVETLGKVLVMVTETVPLVDVSEETAAVETPVEFPVLQTSVVNSAPVAEDKTPLVTPVVQTSGQVSVIVTESAPPVDVSAVTSAVETPVVIPVVETPILNSAPVAVDQTPVVTPVVQTPGQVSVMVTETAPPVNVSVLTAAVETPVVIPLVETSIVKSNPVAVVETPVVTPVVQTPGKVSVMVTEPAPPVVVSVVTAAVEAPLLIPEVETPIVKSTPVAVVKTPVVTPVVQTSCQVSEKVTDTIPPVVVSAVTATVETPVKIPLVEAPVVKSTPVAVVETPVVTPVVQTSCQVSEKVTDTIPPVVVSAVTATVETPVMIPVVETPVVKSTPVAVVETPVVTPVVQTPGQVSEKVTDTTPPVFVSAVTATVETPVMIPVVEAPVLKSTPVALVETPVVQTSGQVSEKVTDTTPPVVVSAVTATVETPVMIPVVEAPVLKSTPVALVETPVVTQVVQTPGQVLVAVTDTTPPVVVSAVTATVETPVMIPVVESPVVKSTPAAVVNTPVVTPVVQTSGQVSEKVTDTIPPVVVSAATATVETPVMIPVVEVPVVKSTAVAVVETPVVTPAVQTPGQVSEKVTDTTPPVFVSAVTATVETPVTIPVVEAPVLKSTPVALVETPVVTPVVQTSGQVSEKVTDTIPPVVVSAATATVETHVMIPVVEVPVVKSTAVAVVETPVVTQVVQTPGQVLVAVTDTTPPVVVSAVTATVETPVMIPVVESPVVKSTPAAVVNTPVVTPVVQTSGQVSEKVTDTIPPVVVSAATATVETHVMIPVVEVPVVKSTAVAVVETPVVTPAVQTPGKVSEKATDTTPPVVVSAVTATVETPVMIPVVEAPFVKSTPVAVVETPVVYPVVQTPGQVLVAVTEATPPAVVSAVTAAAETPVVISVVERSVVSLVLETTTEAPTAIAMAERPVMIPVVQTPVLVSVIAKEAAPPVFLPAVTAGPEVETPVSVPEAPAVILAVQTPMKEQVAQTRTTPAMVLVKATSVVTGMEAPTVTGTPLSHGVMGPAVATVIVATAPPVATPEVKKTMLQVVEQEKREAKSEASVVSKDVEPPFVAAKEVKISVLTQECISDEENGKASLRHTSTEPQSEVEEDVWEDAVDNIGDSPCQVTYTEDAPQDTAAKQTSDAAI from the exons ATGGGAGCTACGGCATCCTCCGCGCAACGGGACAGCAGATGTGAGGAGGACACAGCGGTGGAGGAGCTCCCTGCAGCGGAGAGCGATGCTCGGGACGACGCCGGTGCTGATAACAAG TTATTACAGAAAAATGGCCAGATCTCCAGTTTGAATGTAAAGACAAGCAACCATGCAGATGAATTAAATGGCAACTTTGAGGAGAGAGTACTTGCAGATG TTGGCTCAGGGTTTGTTACTCTGAAAGAAGATGGCACAGAAACAATTGAAGACATCCAGGAAATGGATGCTCTTCAACCAGTAATGAAGAATGAGAGCACAGAGATGGTTGATGCAGATAGTGTGACTGTGAAGGAGGAAACTGAGGAGGATGATATCAGTGAAGTTGGGTTCAAAAAAATCTTCAGATTTGTTGGATTTAAGTTTACCCTAAAAAAAGACACATGTGAAAACACTGAATCAGATGGACAAGCAGAAAAAGTTACAAGTCCCTCAGAGGACTCCAGTGACACCCAGGAGAACAGTACAGTAGCAGCAAATGAAAACACACCTGCTGAGACACGAGAAATTGAGGTGTCTTCCCAGCCTGATGCAGCTGAACCCTCTCAACAAACAGACAATGAAAAAGAGCTGGATCAGGACATAAAGATAGTGGAACATCATGTGGAGGACACACCTGAGAAAGAACTGGAAAAAGAAGGAAGTCCTGAGCTGGAGGAACCAATTTCACCAATCAAGCAATTCTTTACACAAGGAATTTTTGCCagtttgagaaagaaaaagaaagaagaggaaaTGCTAAAAGAGAGTAAGGAAGACGAAATCAAGAGAATTGAGAGAATGGGTTTAGAAGAGGCCAAAAAAGAAGACAGTAAATGTATATGCCTTGATATCCCTCATATTACATCAGAGGAAGAAAAAGATACACAGGAGAAAGACAATGACACATTGTTACCTGAAGGAGAGTTTCAGAATTCTCTAGAGAAAGATAAGGTACAAGGAAGTCCACTTAAAAGACTTTTCAGGAAATTTTCCACAAAAAGGCAGCGAGAAAGTAAATCTGCAGAAAAGGTGATTGAGGCAGAAGAACAAGTCTCTGAACACCCAAAACCATCCTTGGAATTGACAGAGCTCGCAGAAGTGGAGGAACCAGTGGTTGGGGAACCAAAACCTGATGAAGAGGAGCTGGTGGCTAATGTAAGCCCTCAAGAGACCAAAAAGAAACCTGACACCACCGCTTCCTGGGAGGCACTGATTTGTGGTGGTTCTGCTAAAAAAAGAGCTAGAAAAACAAATGAGGATGAAACACCAGAGAAAAGAGAAGTATATGAAAAAGCAACTGACTCTCCATTGGGAAGTTCAACAGAGGGGGATTATGATCATCTCACATCATCTAATGAACAAAGTGGAAGTCCTGCTGAAGAAGAGATGGGATCCACATGGAAGACGTTAAAAAAAATGGTCATCCAGAAGAGAAAGGTCAGAACTGGAGAAAATAGTACCCCTGAGCAGATACCTTCAGATAGTGAGATGAACAAAGACGAACCGTTTACTATGAAGAAACTCATTCCAGGGCATAAAAAGAGAAAATCAGATGAAAGCAAAGACCAGACATCGTCCGATGGGGCTGCAAAGGATCATAAAAcaggtgatgaagatgatgagacCCCAGCTATTATTCCTCTGTCTGAGTATGAAATAATTGAGCCTGAAAGTCTGAAGGAGTTGCATGAGCAACAAGTTGAAATCACAATAGAACATGAGATGCCAGAGATGGCTTCACCAGTGTTAGAACAAGACACATCTGATAACTTGTTGCCAAAAGTTGCAGCTACAGTTCCAATTAACACTGGACCAACAGTCATATGTGGATTACCAGAAGACTTTGAAGAACTTACAGACTTCTTGAGCAAACATCAGCAACTGAGTGATATTCCAGAAGAAGGCATCATTGAGGAAAGCATTGAAACACCAAAATCCTCTGCTGAGTGGACAACACAGGATGACACCTTAGCTGAGGACATTGTGGAGTTGACAGCAGATGCGGTCACTGCCCCAGAACCATCAAGTGAACAATTTATTGGGGATGACACTACTGAAATGGTCTCGGCAGTCTCGCAACTAACCAATTCACCCAGGTCATCTGGGCATTTTACACCAGTGTCAGCTGAATATGGCTTACAAACACCAGATGTGATCCTACAGGAAGCTATTCAATCTATCTGCATGACTCCAAGTGTTCAGTCAGTAACTACAAAAGATGAAAGCCAAGAATCTCTGGCCATATCATTTTCACCTTATATTGTGCAGTCCTCCACAACAGAGGAAACAAAGGTTTTGGTTGCACATAAGAAAACTGAGGCAACAGCAATATGTACAGGACTGGAATCTCAAGAAATAGAATCTGTTGAAGAACATCTCCCTGCACCCTTAGTGGAGGTAATACCTGAAGTAAGTGATGCTGTCCCGACTGAATTAGTCTCTGAtaactttaaaaatgaaactgaagTTGCAGGACTTTGGACAGATGAGGTCTATGAGGCTGAAATTAAGAAACTAAAGACTGAGTATCAGGAATTAATTGTAAGTGAAAAGGAATCTGCCACTGAAACTGAGCTAAGTGTAGAGCAAGTTATTCCGTTAGTGGCAGAGCCTCTTGTGGGAGAATCAGAGGAGACTCATATGGAGAAACAAAGAGAGGAATGTACAACTAGTATTGAACTCAGACAGGTAATTGAGACAATGCAAAGTGAAGCTGGGCTGGAACAGGTTATGTCAGATTACACCCATGATCCTGAAACAGAGTGTCCACTGCATTCAGTGTTAGAGGAACCTGTATATGAACAACCAGTAGCGGCTGAACCTGAAAAAGACCTCACGCTTTCAGATGTTAAATTGTTCGTTGCTGAGTATGATCAACCTGCATCAACTGAATTAGTTGAGACTTCGACACAAGGTGATACAGACATAAGTAAAGAAGTCAAAGAAATAGAAATTAATGCTTCTGCTGTGGAGTGTCTGGAAGTCACAGCGACTGATAGTATTATAAGTCCAATTCCAGATCACATACAGGCAGAGACACTGGGGTTAGAAGGGAGTTTAAAATTAGAAGCAGCTGAATCAATGCAAGTTGAAGCCTGTGAAATACAATTTGACATAAAAGATGCAGTCTTATTAGCAGGTGATTCAGCAGTGGCTGTGGAGGACATCAGTGGGAAAATACAAGAAAAAGATTATGAACAAACGGCACAGCAGGACATTAAGGAAATACATGTAGAAGAAGAAACAGGGGATGATGTTGCTTCAGAAGctgttaaaaatatttcagaagcTGGAGATGAATCATTAGCCAGAGAACAGCTGCCAGCCAAGGGGGTGTCACTTCCAGAACCAGTATTAGTTGAAGAGACTGAAGAGCACCAGAAAGAAGACACTAAAATGCATTTGGATGATAAAGTGGAAGATGGAACGGATGGGATTTTtgtgaaagaggaagaggaacatGCAGTGAAGGAAGGGCAGCCTCTGACAAACACTGGCAGCAATGAAACTCCTATTTATGAATCTCCTGAAATAATTGTTGATCCAGGAAGTGAAATTGGAGAGATGGTTTATAAAATAAGAGAACACACAGTTGTTTCAGCATTTTCAAAAGATTTATCTGAGCACACAGAAACACCAGAATTGCCTCACACTAGGTCTGAAGTCATACAAATACCGCTAGAAATAGTATTGCCAGAAGTTGAAGCAGAACCTGTAGCACCAGAAATTGCACAACCAGCAACAACAGAGAATATTAAAACTGGTAAAGTTTTAGAAATGGTTGCCATTATTGAGAACACAACAAAACAATCTGGGAAAGAGAAGCCTATGGTACCTGAACCAGTAACACAGGTTCTTTCAAAATCTAAGCTACCAAAAGCAACAGAACAAGAGGGTGAAGAAATAGATGGTGACCAGTCCCCAGCAATGACATCATCAGAAATGAAAGAAATTGCAGTTCCAGAAGAAAAAGATACAATGGCTGTTGCTCCCAAACCAGAACCAGAAGGGGTTGATTCAGAGATGACTATGATTAAAATACCTACCATCACAGTGCTGGCACAAAATTATACTGCTGCAGAAACAGAGGTTAGTAATATGAGTGAAAAGGAGAATGAAGAAGATGAAAATGCTAGTCTAAAATGTGAATCTCTTGAACAGGTTACAGAAAAGATACTGTCAAATGAGTTGCATGTAGACAAGACAGAAATTAAAGATGAAATACCTGCAGTAATCGAAATAACAACCATTGCACAAGAATCACCACTGACCTCTGAAGTAACAGCAAAAACACCAGAAGTTGCTGTTTCTGAGATACAGTCAGAAGTAGTCAGTGAACTCAGGGCTGAGACACTTGAAGTGAGAGAACCAAAGGTAGAAATTCCTGTGGTATCAGAAGTGAAAGTAGAGACAGCTGTAGTAGCTGAGCTGGAAGTGGAGACACCAGTTGTCACCTCAGTGGCTAAAGAACTTGAATTAGAAACACTAGTGGTTACATCTATGGCAAAAACAACTGATACCAATAATTCCGCTGTTACATCACAAAATCAAAACATAGACTCTGACACATCAGTGTTAACAACGGTGATCAAAGAGCAAGTAGTGGAGATTCCCACTGTTATTTCTGTGGTAGTGACACCAGCTACACCTTTAGATGAATTAACACCAGTTGTAACTCTAGGCAATGGGTCAAAGGATGTACCTCCTGTAAAAGAGACACCTGTCGAAACACTAAATGTCGAATCAGTGATTGTGAAGACTGCTGTGTCCCCAGTAGTAGAGATACAGAATGTGATTCCAGTGGTAGCAACACCAGATCTTGGTTCAGTAATAGTAACAGAAGCTGCATCTCCAGTGGTAAGTACAGGAACAGTGACTACTAAAATAGAAGAAACACCAGTTTTGAGCACCGTTGTAGAAACACCTGTTTTTTCTGTCACAGAAGTAAAATCAACTCCAGCTACAGTAGAGAAAACAGTAGTGTCCCCTGTATTACAGATCCCAGCCACAGTAACATCTTTTGTGGAGACTCCAGCTGTTGATTCAGTCAAAGAAACTGTACCTCTAGAAGAGGTTACACTAGATGTGACCTCATTTGCAGAAACACATGTAAGCCAAGTAATTGAAACTCTCATTGTCTCCGTCACATCAGTAAAACCAACTGTAGTGGAAATGGCAAAGACACCAGACACTGAGATGCCAGCTATGAGTTCAATGACAGTGGCAGAGGCTGTATCTCCTGTAGTAGGTACATCATCTGGAACTCCAGTAGCATCAGAAACAATTATGATCCCAGAAGTAAAAACTTCAGTAGTAACTTCAGCCGCAGAGACATCACTTGTGACACCAGCAGTAGAAACACCAGCTCAGATTTCAGTAATTGCAACAAATGCAGCACCTCCAGTAACTCCAGCAGCAACTGCAGCATCAGAAACATCAGAAGCTGTAGAAACAGCTATTGTAGAGTCACCTCCAGTTGCAGTGGTTGAGACACCAGTTGTGACCCAAGTGGTAGAGACACTAGGTAAGGTTTTAGTGATGGTAACAGAGACTGTCCCTCTGGTAGATGTTTCAGAAGAAACTGCAGCAGTAGAAACACCTGTTGAGTTCCCAGTATTACAAACTTCCGTTGTTAATTCAGCTCCAGTTGCAGAGGATAAGACACCACTTGTGACCCCAGTTGTGCAGACATCAGGTCAGGTTTCAGTGATTGTAACAGAGAGTGCACCTCcagtagatgtttctgcagtaacTTCAGCAGTAGAAACACCTGTTGTAATCCCAGTAGTAGAAACTCCCATATTAAATTCAGCTCCAGTTGCAGTGGATCAGACACCAGTTGTGACCCCAGTGGTACAGACACCAGGGCAGGTTTCTGTTATGGTAACAGAGACTGCACCTCCAGTAAATGTTTCAGTATTGACTGCAGCAGTAGAAACACCTGTTGTGATCCCATTAGTAGAAACTTCTATTGTAAAGTCAAATCCAGTTGCAGTGGTTGAGACACCAGTTGTGACCCCAGTGGTACAGACACCAGGTAAAGTTTCAGTTATGGTAACAGAGCCTGCACCTCCAGTAGTTGTATCAGTGGTTACTGCAGCAGTAGAGGCACCTCTTTTAATCCCAGAAGTAGAAACTCCTATTGTAAAGTCAACTCCAGTTGCAGTGGTTAAGACACCAGTTGTGACTCCAGTTGTGCAGACATCATGTCAGGTTTCAGAAAAGGTAACAGACACTATACCTCCAGTAGTTGTTTCAGCAGTAACTGCAACAGTAGAAACACCTGTTAAGATCCCCTTAGTAGAAGCGCCAGTTGTAAAGTCAACTCCAGTTGCAGTGGTTGAGACACCAGTAGTGACCCCAGTTGTGCAGACATCATGTCAGGTTTCAGAAAAGGTAACAGACACTATACCTCCAGTAGTTGTTTCAGCAGTAACTGCAACAGTAGAAACACCTGTTATGATCCCAGTAGTAGAAACTCCAGTTGTAAAGTCAACTCCAGTTGCAGTGGTTGAGACACCAGTAGTGACCCCAGTGGTACAGACACCAGGTCAGGTTTCAGAGAAGGTAACAGACACTACACCTCCAGTATTTGTTTCAGCAGTAACTGCAACAGTAGAAACACCTGTTATGATCCCTGTAGTAGAAGCACCGGTTTTAAAGTCAACTCCAGTTGCATTGGTTGAGACACCAGTTGTGCAGACATCAGGTCAGGTTTCAGAAAAGGTAACAGACACTACACCTCCAGTAGTTGTTTCAGCAGTAACTGCAACAGTAGAAACACCTGTTATGATCCCTGTAGTAGAAGCACCGGTTTTAAAGTCAACTCCAGTTGCATTGGTTGAGACACCAGTGGTGACCCAGGTGGTACAGACACCAGGTCAGGTTTTAGTTGCAGTAACAGACACTACACCTCCAGTAGTTGTTTCAGCAGTAACTGCAACAGTAGAAACACCTGTTATGATCCCAGTAGTAGAATCACCAGTTGTAAAGTCAACTCCAGCTGCAGTGGTTAATACACCAGTTGTGACACCAGTTGTGCAGACATCAGGTCAGGTTTCAGAAAAGGTAACAGACACTATACCTCCAGTAGTTGTTTCAGCAGCAACTGCCACAGTAGAAACACCTGTTATGATCCCAGTAGTCGAAGTGCCAGTTGTAAAGTCAACTGCAGTTGCAGTGGTTGAGACACCAGTTGTGACCCCAGCGGTACAGACACCAG GTCAGGTTTCAGAGAAGGTAACAGACACTACACCTCCAGTATTTGTTTCAGCAGTAACTGCAACAGTAGAAACACCTGTTACGATCCCTGTAGTAGAAGCACCGGTTTTAAAGTCAACTCCAGTTGCATTGGTTGAGACACCAGTTGTGACCCCAGTTGTGCAGACATCAGGTCAGGTTTCAGAAAAGGTAACAGACACTATACCTCCAGTAGTTGTTTCAGCAGCAACTGCCACAGTAGAAACACATGTTATGATCCCAGTAGTCGAAGTGCCAGTTGTAAAGTCAACTGCAGTTGCAGTGGTTGAGACACCAGTGGTGACCCAGGTGGTACAGACACCAGGTCAGGTTTTAGTTGCAGTAACAGACACTACACCTCCAGTAGTTGTTTCAGCAGTAACTGCAACAGTAGAAACACCTGTTATGATCCCAGTAGTAGAATCACCAGTTGTAAAGTCAACTCCAGCTGCAGTGGTTAATACACCAGTTGTGACACCAGTTGTGCAGACATCAGGTCAGGTTTCAGAAAAGGTAACAGACACTATACCTCCAGTAGTTGTTTCAGCAGCAACTGCCACAGTAGAAACACATGTTATGATCCCAGTAGTCGAAGTGCCAGTTGTAAAGTCAACTGCAGTTGCAGTGGTTGAGACACCAGTTGTGACCCCAGCGGTACAGACACCAGGTAAAGTTTCAGAGAAGGCAACAGACACTACACCTCCAGTAGTTGTTTCAGCAGTAACTGCAACAGTAGAAACACCTGTTATGATCCCAGTAGTAGAAGCACCGTTTGTAAAGTCAACTCCAGTTGCAGTGGTTGAGACACCAGTAGTGTACCCAGTGGTACAGACACCAGGTCAGGTTTTAGTTGCAGTAACAGAAGCTACTCCTCCAGCAGTTGTTTCAGCAGTGACTGCAGCAGCAGAAACACCTGTTGTGATCTCAGTAGTGGAAAGATCAGTTGTGAGCCTAGTACTAGAAACTACAACAGAAGCACCAACTGCAATTGCAATGGCAGAGAGACCTGTTATGATCCCAGTGGTACAGACACCAGTTCTGGTTTCAGTGATTGCAAAAGAGGCTGCACCTCCAGTATTTCTACCAGCAGTGACTGCAGGACCAGAGGTGGAGACACCAGTTTCAGTACCAGAAGCACCTGCTGTGATCCTAGCAGTACAAACACCAATGAAAGAACAGGTAGCACAGACACGGACAACACCAGCCATGGTCTTAGTAAAGGCAACATCAGTTGTAACTGGGATGGAGGCACCCACTGTGACCGGGACACCTTTATCCCATGGGGTGATGGGACCAGCTGTTGCCACAGTTATAGTAGCAACAGCTCCACCTGTTGCTACACCAGAAGTAAAGAAAACAATGTTGCAGGTAGTTGAACAGGAGAAAAGGGAAGCAAAGTCAGAGGCTTCAGTTGTGTCTAAAGATGTTGAACCACCATTTGTGGCTGCGAAAGAGGTAAAGATATCAGTTTTAACTCAAGAGTGTATATCAGATGAAGAAAATGGGAAGGCTTCCTTGCGGCATACTTCAACAGAACCTCAGTCAGAGGTAGAGGAGGATGTGTGGGAGGATGCTGTAGATAATATTGGAGATTCCCCATGTCAGGTGACATACACAGAGGATGCGCCCCAAGATACTGCTGCTAAACAAACATCTGATGCTGCAATTTGA